A genomic stretch from Ureibacillus composti includes:
- a CDS encoding spore germination protein encodes MKWFLEKKNKKSNNSNPPPRNQKVESEPKQVLKRSLQQNIQTLKETLGKSSDIIYREIRIGKEGTIKACLIYTDGLTDTTSLQDFVLETLMLDFKKEDLQTEIHPEHDLISILKEVVITVGEIKEITSFEEMLTSLLSGDTIFLIDGYEQGLILSSKHWVERGVSEPEAQTVIRGPREGFTENLRVNTALIRRKFKDPNLWMESKVVGERTKTNIAVVYIKNIANDKIVKEVLLRLNQINIDGILESGNIEELIQDSQSSPFPTVYNTERPDVVAAALLEGRIAILVDGTPFVLIVPALFFQYFQSAEDYYERSIIGSIIRLLRHLAFAISLLAPALFIAITTFHQSMLPPALLISLAAQREGVPFPAFAEALIMEITFEILREAGIRMPRSIGSAMSIVGAFVIGTAAVEAGIISAMMVIVVSITAISSFVSPSYEMAIAVRMLRFVFMALAASFGLFGITIGLIALVLHLCSLRSFGVPYMSPIAPFNLSDQKDTLIVLPKWKMTTRPRLISQKNNVRQQESASAKPSPPKK; translated from the coding sequence ATGAAGTGGTTTTTAGAGAAAAAGAATAAAAAATCAAATAATTCAAATCCCCCTCCACGTAACCAAAAGGTGGAATCCGAACCTAAACAAGTTTTAAAGAGAAGTTTGCAACAAAACATACAAACTTTAAAAGAAACTCTTGGAAAAAGTTCAGATATTATTTATCGTGAAATTCGAATTGGAAAAGAAGGCACCATAAAAGCCTGCCTAATCTATACGGATGGATTAACTGATACAACTTCATTACAAGACTTTGTGTTGGAAACCCTTATGCTGGATTTCAAAAAGGAAGATTTACAGACAGAAATTCATCCTGAACATGATTTGATTAGCATCTTGAAGGAAGTAGTTATAACAGTAGGAGAGATTAAAGAAATAACTAGTTTTGAGGAGATGCTGACAAGTCTTTTGTCTGGAGACACCATTTTTTTAATCGACGGTTATGAACAAGGTTTAATTTTATCTAGTAAACATTGGGTTGAACGAGGAGTATCAGAACCAGAAGCGCAAACCGTAATAAGAGGGCCGCGAGAAGGCTTCACTGAAAACTTGCGAGTCAATACAGCGTTGATTCGTCGGAAATTTAAAGATCCAAATCTTTGGATGGAGTCAAAGGTTGTTGGAGAACGTACAAAAACCAATATTGCCGTCGTCTATATTAAAAATATCGCAAATGACAAAATAGTGAAAGAAGTTCTTTTACGTTTGAATCAAATCAATATTGATGGGATTTTAGAAAGCGGAAATATAGAAGAATTAATTCAGGATTCTCAATCTTCTCCTTTTCCCACCGTCTATAATACAGAACGTCCTGATGTAGTGGCTGCAGCTCTTCTAGAAGGGCGCATTGCGATTTTAGTGGATGGTACTCCCTTTGTGCTAATCGTCCCAGCATTATTTTTTCAGTATTTTCAATCTGCTGAGGATTACTATGAGCGTAGCATCATTGGGAGTATTATCCGTCTTCTACGACATCTCGCATTCGCAATCTCTTTGCTTGCACCTGCATTATTTATAGCGATAACCACTTTTCATCAATCCATGCTACCGCCTGCGCTTCTCATTAGTTTGGCAGCACAACGGGAAGGTGTACCTTTTCCAGCATTTGCTGAAGCACTCATCATGGAGATTACCTTTGAGATATTGCGAGAAGCAGGAATCAGGATGCCACGATCAATTGGTTCAGCTATGTCGATTGTAGGGGCATTTGTTATTGGAACCGCCGCAGTAGAAGCGGGTATTATTTCAGCAATGATGGTCATCGTTGTATCAATTACAGCTATTTCTAGTTTTGTTTCTCCATCTTACGAAATGGCGATTGCAGTAAGGATGCTGCGCTTTGTATTTATGGCTTTAGCAGCATCATTTGGTCTATTTGGAATTACTATTGGTTTAATTGCCCTTGTTTTGCATTTGTGCAGTTTGCGTTCATTTGGTGTTCCTTATATGTCTCCAATAGCACCTTTTAATTTATCGGATCAAAAGGATACGCTAATTGTGTTGCCAAAGTGGAAAATGACTACTCGCCCTCGCTTAATTAGTCAGAAAAATAACGTTAGACAACAGGAATCTGCTTCTGCAAAACCATCACCTCCAAAAAAATAA
- a CDS encoding alpha/beta fold hydrolase: MVKNDFYSQENVGPYEFYHLGDFELEDGGIIPDLKLAYRTHGKLNSAKDNVIVVPTWFSGTSKDYEAYIGVDRALNPDQYFIIVINQIGNGVSSSPHNSPEPIAMANFPNVRIGDDVRAQHQFITEKFGIEEIALVVGGSMGAQQTYEWAVRYPDMVKRAAPIAGTAKNTVHDYLFTKTLIDAITSDPGWNGGNYSSHLEVAEGLKRHADIWSVLGLSTEFYKQEKWKLFGLETAEEFTEGFLQPLFQSFDPNALLTMAWKWQRGDVSRNTGGNLEEALGRIKAKVFVMPIDEDMFFPVRDCEAEQKLIPNSELKVIKSVCGHFGLFGAEGADYHNQIDEYLNELLAIKVAEAVSE; the protein is encoded by the coding sequence TTGGTAAAGAACGACTTTTATTCACAAGAAAATGTAGGACCATATGAATTTTATCATTTAGGAGATTTTGAGTTAGAAGATGGCGGAATCATTCCTGATTTGAAACTGGCATATCGTACACACGGTAAGTTGAACAGTGCAAAAGATAATGTCATTGTTGTTCCTACTTGGTTTTCTGGGACAAGTAAAGATTATGAAGCGTATATTGGGGTAGACAGAGCGTTAAATCCAGACCAATACTTTATCATCGTCATCAATCAGATTGGGAATGGTGTGTCAAGTTCCCCACATAATAGTCCAGAGCCGATTGCTATGGCAAATTTCCCAAATGTACGCATTGGCGATGATGTTAGAGCTCAACATCAATTCATTACGGAGAAGTTCGGAATTGAAGAAATCGCTTTAGTCGTTGGAGGCTCTATGGGTGCTCAACAAACCTATGAATGGGCCGTTCGTTATCCAGACATGGTAAAACGTGCTGCACCGATTGCGGGTACTGCGAAAAATACTGTGCATGATTACTTATTTACGAAGACCTTAATAGATGCGATTACATCTGACCCAGGATGGAATGGTGGAAACTATTCGTCGCACCTAGAAGTGGCAGAAGGGTTAAAAAGACATGCTGATATTTGGTCTGTTCTTGGATTAAGTACAGAGTTTTATAAACAAGAAAAATGGAAACTATTCGGATTAGAGACTGCAGAAGAATTCACAGAAGGATTCCTACAGCCGTTATTCCAAAGTTTTGACCCAAATGCATTGCTGACAATGGCATGGAAGTGGCAACGAGGCGATGTTAGTCGAAATACAGGTGGAAATCTAGAAGAAGCACTTGGCCGAATCAAAGCAAAGGTGTTTGTAATGCCAATCGACGAAGATATGTTCTTCCCAGTAAGAGACTGTGAAGCAGAGCAAAAGCTCATTCCAAACAGTGAACTAAAAGTCATTAAGAGTGTGTGCGGACATTTTGGTCTCTTTGGAGCAGAGGGCGCGGATTACCATAATCAAATCGATGAGTATTTGAACGAACTTCTTGCAATCAAGGTAGCGGAAGCTGTTTCAGAATAG
- a CDS encoding ATP-dependent Clp protease ATP-binding subunit codes for MLCQKCNQNQANVQLYLNVNGQRKEMKLCHDCYLKQQQALGKGNAMNMNPFNSFPFDSLFMNQNNFNPFPVQDSQVSSKPDGKEGHGGFIDQFGRNLTHMAKAGLIDPVIGRDEEIKRVIEILNRRNKNNPVLIGEPGVGKTAVVEGLALKIAEGDVPGKLRNKEVYLLDVASLVANTGIRGQFEERMKQLIEDLQKRKNIILFIDEIHLLVGAGSAEGSMDAGNILKPALARGELQVVGATTLKEYRQIEKDSALERRFQPVQVDEPSTEAAIQILKGIQKKYEDYHGVIYSDEAIQACVTLSQRYIQDRFLPDKAIDLLDEVGSKLNLTIDDQSNEKIEARLKEIATEMEEALKNEHYEKAAQLRDEEAKLEKALNKETSSERPTVTVQHIQEMIEQKTNIPVGKLQQDEQLKMKQLEENLRKKVIGQEKAVQKVAKAIRRSRAGLKAKNRPIGSFLFVGPTGVGKTELTKTLAEELFGTKDSMIRLDMSEYMEKHSVSKLIGSPPGYVGHDEAGQLTEKVRRNPYSIILLDEIEKAHPDVQHMFLQILEDGRLTDSQGRVVSFKDTVIIMTSNAGVGAKPVRVGFGTTDAVEEANILDSLGGFFKPEFLNRFDSIIEFNSLDQQHILTIVDLMIDELNETLKEQNMELTITKEAKDKLSQLGYHPAFGARPLRRVIQEQLEDKITDFILDQPDVKRINVILENGELKVTAE; via the coding sequence ATGCTTTGTCAAAAATGTAATCAAAATCAAGCAAATGTTCAATTATATTTAAATGTTAACGGACAACGAAAAGAAATGAAATTGTGTCATGATTGCTATTTAAAACAACAGCAAGCCCTAGGGAAAGGTAACGCTATGAATATGAACCCTTTCAACAGCTTCCCGTTTGACAGTTTATTTATGAATCAAAATAACTTTAATCCATTCCCAGTTCAAGATAGTCAGGTTTCATCAAAGCCTGATGGAAAAGAAGGACATGGCGGCTTCATTGATCAGTTTGGACGAAACTTAACGCACATGGCCAAAGCTGGATTGATTGACCCAGTCATTGGACGTGATGAAGAAATAAAGCGTGTTATTGAAATATTAAATAGAAGAAACAAAAACAACCCTGTTTTAATAGGCGAACCTGGTGTTGGTAAAACTGCAGTTGTAGAAGGTCTTGCCCTGAAAATTGCAGAGGGAGATGTTCCAGGAAAACTTCGCAATAAAGAGGTTTATTTACTAGATGTTGCATCTCTTGTTGCGAATACTGGCATCCGCGGCCAATTCGAGGAACGAATGAAGCAATTAATTGAAGACTTGCAAAAACGCAAAAATATTATTCTATTTATTGATGAAATTCATTTACTTGTTGGTGCAGGTTCTGCGGAAGGTTCAATGGATGCGGGCAATATTTTAAAACCAGCTCTTGCTCGTGGTGAGTTACAAGTGGTCGGTGCAACGACATTAAAAGAATATCGCCAAATTGAAAAGGATTCTGCATTAGAACGCCGCTTCCAACCGGTACAAGTAGATGAACCGTCAACAGAAGCTGCCATTCAAATCTTAAAAGGAATTCAGAAAAAATATGAGGATTACCACGGCGTCATTTATTCCGATGAAGCGATTCAAGCTTGTGTCACATTATCACAACGCTATATCCAAGACCGCTTCTTACCGGATAAAGCGATTGATTTATTAGATGAAGTTGGTTCGAAATTAAATCTAACAATTGATGACCAAAGCAATGAAAAAATTGAAGCTCGATTAAAAGAAATCGCAACTGAGATGGAAGAAGCACTTAAAAATGAACATTATGAAAAGGCTGCACAGTTACGTGACGAGGAAGCGAAACTTGAAAAAGCCTTAAATAAAGAGACTAGTTCAGAAAGACCAACAGTTACAGTTCAACATATTCAAGAAATGATTGAACAAAAAACAAACATACCTGTCGGAAAACTGCAGCAAGACGAACAACTTAAAATGAAACAACTAGAGGAAAACTTACGTAAAAAAGTGATTGGACAGGAAAAAGCAGTGCAAAAAGTGGCAAAAGCGATTCGCCGTAGCCGTGCTGGTTTAAAAGCGAAAAACCGTCCAATTGGATCATTCCTTTTCGTTGGTCCGACTGGTGTTGGTAAAACAGAATTAACGAAAACATTAGCGGAAGAGCTCTTTGGTACGAAGGATTCTATGATTCGTCTCGACATGAGTGAATATATGGAAAAACACAGTGTCTCAAAATTAATTGGTTCACCTCCTGGTTATGTTGGTCACGATGAAGCAGGACAACTAACAGAAAAGGTACGCCGAAATCCATATAGCATCATATTATTAGATGAAATTGAAAAAGCACACCCAGATGTTCAGCACATGTTCCTACAAATTTTAGAAGATGGTCGTTTAACAGATAGCCAAGGTAGAGTCGTAAGCTTCAAGGACACTGTGATCATCATGACAAGTAATGCGGGAGTCGGTGCTAAACCTGTTCGTGTTGGATTTGGCACAACAGATGCAGTGGAAGAAGCAAATATTCTTGACTCATTGGGTGGATTCTTTAAACCTGAATTCTTAAACCGTTTTGACAGTATTATTGAATTTAACTCACTTGATCAACAACATATATTAACAATCGTTGACTTAATGATTGACGAACTAAACGAAACATTAAAAGAACAAAATATGGAGTTGACGATTACAAAAGAAGCGAAGGATAAACTTTCACAACTCGGCTATCATCCTGCCTTCGGGGCACGTCCATTAAGACGAGTAATTCAGGAACAACTAGAAGATAAAATTACTGATTTTATCCTGGATCAACCTGATGTGAAACGTATAAACGTTATTTTGGAAAACGGTGAATTAAAAGTTACAGCTGAATAA
- a CDS encoding putative metal-dependent hydrolase, whose protein sequence is MVVKYPIGQLQVPENVTLENVQEWLKDIETYAIRLRETVDALSDEELSRTYRDGSWTVRQLVHHIADSQLNMYQRLKLALTDENPTVPVFDEEKWAIQPDTELPVEPSIKMLEGINERIVSLGQSLTEGQLERTFIHQVNGKITVASKLAKLRWHEEHHLAHIKIALGQ, encoded by the coding sequence ATGGTTGTAAAATACCCAATTGGACAACTACAAGTTCCTGAAAACGTAACTTTAGAGAATGTTCAAGAATGGCTAAAGGACATTGAAACATACGCAATTCGATTAAGAGAAACGGTTGACGCATTAAGTGATGAGGAATTGAGCAGAACATATCGTGATGGTAGCTGGACAGTTCGCCAACTAGTTCACCACATCGCAGATTCTCAATTGAACATGTATCAACGTTTGAAGTTGGCTTTAACAGATGAGAACCCTACAGTACCAGTTTTTGATGAAGAAAAGTGGGCTATCCAACCAGATACAGAGCTTCCAGTAGAACCTTCTATAAAAATGTTAGAAGGTATAAATGAACGCATCGTGTCTCTAGGTCAAAGTCTAACAGAAGGTCAATTAGAACGCACATTTATTCACCAAGTGAATGGTAAAATAACAGTAGCATCAAAACTCGCAAAATTAAGATGGCACGAAGAGCACCACTTAGCCCATATTAAAATCGCCTTGGGACAATAG
- a CDS encoding succinate CoA transferase, translating to MGKDLSQFIRNEAFLDKIVSAEEAASWIENGMNLGMSGFTLFGEPKEFPLALSKRGEKENFKVNLYTGASLGPTADQSMAEAGIINLRVPYQGNAVMRKKINAGELFYIDQHLSHTAEEVRKGTLGKIDYAIIEAAAITEDGYIIPTGSVGNSPIFVEKAENVIIEINTTAPSAYEGLHDIYVLKDQGERREIPIYSVGDRIGEIGIKVDPAKVKGIVLSEQPDIPSPLFEPNEETQQIADNLLEFFANEVKEGRLPNSLAPLQSGVGSVANAVLNGMKTSQFKDIEVASEVLQDGVFDLIDAGVVKFAVGTAFSLSKKRVESLAEDLEKYKGKIMFRPQEISNHPEVIRRLGVISFNTALEVDIYGNVNSTHVSGTKVMNGIGGSGDFARNAKITIFVTPSLAKNGAISAIVPFVSHIDHTEHDVDVIVTEQGYADLRGLPPVKRAEKLIEIAHPKYRPQLRAYFEEAKETVGGHTPHILEKAFSFHTNLKEKGTMLFDE from the coding sequence ATGGGTAAAGATTTAAGTCAATTTATAAGAAATGAAGCGTTTTTAGACAAAATTGTTTCGGCTGAGGAAGCTGCATCTTGGATTGAAAACGGGATGAACCTCGGAATGAGTGGCTTTACACTTTTCGGAGAGCCAAAAGAATTTCCGCTTGCTCTTTCTAAGCGCGGCGAAAAAGAAAATTTCAAAGTAAATCTTTATACAGGAGCTTCATTAGGGCCAACTGCTGACCAATCAATGGCTGAAGCGGGGATCATTAATTTACGTGTTCCTTATCAAGGTAATGCCGTCATGCGTAAAAAAATAAATGCCGGTGAATTATTCTACATTGATCAGCATTTATCCCATACAGCTGAAGAAGTAAGAAAAGGGACATTAGGAAAAATTGATTATGCTATTATCGAAGCGGCTGCTATCACTGAAGATGGTTATATTATTCCAACCGGTTCTGTAGGAAACTCACCGATTTTTGTCGAAAAAGCTGAAAACGTTATCATTGAAATCAACACTACTGCTCCTAGCGCGTACGAAGGTCTACATGATATCTATGTACTGAAAGATCAAGGTGAGCGTAGAGAAATTCCAATCTATAGCGTAGGTGACCGAATCGGCGAAATTGGGATTAAAGTAGATCCAGCAAAAGTAAAAGGAATTGTTTTATCAGAACAGCCTGATATTCCTTCACCATTATTTGAGCCAAACGAAGAAACACAGCAAATTGCCGATAACTTATTAGAGTTTTTCGCTAATGAAGTTAAAGAAGGAAGACTACCAAATTCTTTAGCTCCATTACAATCTGGAGTAGGATCTGTTGCAAATGCTGTTCTTAATGGTATGAAAACTTCTCAATTTAAAGATATCGAAGTAGCTTCTGAAGTATTACAAGATGGTGTTTTTGATCTTATAGATGCGGGTGTTGTTAAATTTGCAGTGGGTACAGCATTCTCACTTTCTAAGAAACGTGTAGAGTCTCTTGCTGAAGATTTAGAGAAATACAAAGGGAAAATTATGTTCAGACCTCAAGAAATTTCGAACCACCCGGAAGTAATCCGTCGTTTAGGTGTTATTTCATTCAACACAGCACTTGAAGTTGATATTTACGGAAACGTCAATTCTACGCACGTTAGCGGAACAAAAGTAATGAATGGTATTGGTGGCTCGGGGGATTTTGCTCGTAACGCGAAAATTACAATCTTTGTAACGCCTTCCTTAGCAAAAAACGGCGCAATCTCAGCAATTGTCCCTTTTGTATCGCATATTGACCATACAGAACACGATGTAGATGTAATCGTAACAGAGCAAGGATATGCGGATTTGCGCGGACTACCACCAGTGAAGAGAGCGGAAAAGCTAATTGAAATTGCACATCCTAAGTACAGACCACAATTACGTGCATATTTTGAAGAAGCAAAAGAAACAGTGGGCGGTCATACACCACACATTCTTGAAAAAGCATTCTCATTCCATACAAACTTAAAAGAAAAAGGCACAATGTTATTTGATGAATAA
- a CDS encoding dihydrofolate reductase family protein: MPNNQRQRRIILDLAITLDGFIEGKNGEVDWCIMDPDMGFNHFLNQIDAIFYGRKSYDLWGQFTPEEDASDAEKEIWEQVHSKEKYVFSRTQKGNDDKATFINDHIFEVVNQLKHKPGKDIWLYGGASLITDFINFGLVDEFRLSVHPVVLGEGKPLFSDIKQRLNLKLVETNTFSSGVVQLIYHK; encoded by the coding sequence ATGCCAAATAATCAAAGGCAAAGAAGAATAATTTTAGATTTAGCCATTACGTTAGATGGCTTTATTGAGGGGAAGAATGGAGAAGTAGATTGGTGTATCATGGACCCTGATATGGGGTTTAATCATTTCTTAAATCAAATAGATGCTATTTTTTATGGAAGAAAAAGCTATGATTTATGGGGGCAATTTACTCCCGAAGAAGATGCTTCTGATGCTGAGAAAGAAATTTGGGAGCAAGTCCATAGTAAAGAGAAGTATGTGTTTTCTAGGACTCAGAAAGGGAATGATGATAAAGCAACTTTCATCAATGATCATATCTTTGAAGTGGTAAATCAATTAAAGCATAAACCTGGTAAAGACATTTGGTTGTATGGCGGAGCAAGTCTTATTACTGATTTTATTAATTTTGGTCTTGTTGATGAATTTAGATTATCTGTTCACCCTGTAGTGTTGGGAGAAGGGAAGCCGTTGTTTAGTGATATAAAACAGAGGCTAAATTTAAAATTAGTTGAAACAAACACATTCTCCTCTGGTGTTGTGCAACTAATCTACCATAAATAG
- a CDS encoding DMT family transporter, with protein sequence MVISFLGLFIASYPSLVGSHASISGILLLTGAIISMALGSLIYKKMDLQLPSIVINAWQTVIGAVILVIPTLLLEAGQPITFDFNVIGYLIWSVFALSIFNLSLWFYLLKKDAIIANNWLLLNPVAGYILGVILLGEPITEFAVTGTILVLFGLYLSGNFNIKTSKAVIVGQ encoded by the coding sequence ATGGTTATATCTTTCCTAGGACTATTCATTGCTTCTTATCCGTCATTAGTAGGTAGTCATGCTTCCATCAGTGGTATTTTACTTTTAACTGGTGCAATTATATCAATGGCTTTAGGGAGTCTAATTTATAAGAAAATGGATTTACAGCTACCATCCATTGTTATTAATGCATGGCAGACTGTTATTGGAGCAGTTATTTTAGTAATTCCTACACTTCTATTAGAAGCTGGCCAACCAATAACATTTGATTTCAATGTTATAGGATATTTAATTTGGTCAGTGTTTGCATTATCTATTTTTAATTTAAGTCTTTGGTTTTACTTACTTAAGAAAGACGCTATTATAGCAAACAATTGGTTGCTATTAAATCCTGTTGCAGGTTATATACTAGGCGTAATATTGCTAGGAGAACCTATTACTGAATTCGCTGTCACGGGAACCATACTAGTTTTATTCGGCCTTTACTTGTCTGGGAATTTTAACATAAAAACGTCCAAAGCCGTAATTGTGGGACAGTAG
- a CDS encoding EamA family transporter → MGSKGLMLGLLFTVLYASGAVAMKFGLQSAPPLTLATLRILIAGVLLLSYIYLFQKGKYRMPNKKEFGTLFWLGLLNTTFF, encoded by the coding sequence ATGGGCTCGAAAGGTTTGATGCTTGGACTATTATTTACCGTTTTATATGCTTCTGGAGCTGTTGCAATGAAATTCGGGCTTCAGTCTGCTCCGCCACTAACACTAGCTACCCTACGTATTTTGATTGCTGGAGTATTGTTGCTGAGCTATATTTACTTATTTCAAAAGGGAAAATATAGAATGCCAAATAAAAAGGAATTTGGAACATTATTTTGGTTAGGCTTATTAAACACTACCTTTTTTTAG
- a CDS encoding transporter: protein MGFFQPEGTMAPQFPPPPFIPPKPSVSYIIDCVYQNTYVWLINGEQFWFYPTRVEYGEISGYRWNGAFWQFYGIDPRFIDAVACPPTPTLY, encoded by the coding sequence ATGGGATTTTTCCAGCCTGAGGGAACTATGGCACCACAATTTCCTCCCCCACCGTTCATACCGCCAAAGCCTTCTGTATCGTATATCATTGACTGCGTCTATCAAAACACATATGTTTGGCTAATCAACGGGGAACAATTCTGGTTTTACCCAACGCGCGTTGAATATGGAGAAATATCTGGCTATCGATGGAATGGCGCCTTCTGGCAATTTTATGGGATTGACCCGAGATTCATAGATGCGGTTGCTTGCCCACCTACCCCAACACTTTACTGA
- a CDS encoding YjcZ family sporulation protein: protein MSNNNSVGGSYDYDRYDNNNNGFALLVVLFILLIIVGTAFMNYYY from the coding sequence ATGTCAAATAATAATTCAGTAGGTGGAAGTTACGATTATGATCGCTACGACAACAACAATAATGGATTTGCATTATTAGTTGTTTTATTTATCCTTTTAATTATCGTAGGTACAGCGTTCATGAATTATTACTACTAA
- a CDS encoding SDR family oxidoreductase, giving the protein MKTTNRTVVITGAAQGIGFAIAQEFIANGDFVAIFDLNEEAAIAAAGRLENAKGYKVNVADETSVKTAIDAVIAERGSVDVVVNNAGLQFICKTEDFPVEKWDLLNDVILKGTFLMTKHSLKSMQAQKFGRIINIVSAHGRIPDAYKSAYCAAKAGQTGFSKVVALENATNGITVNCIEPGPVRTELIEKQIPILAEKDGTTEEEAVAHHILGKQWIKRLLEPSEIGKTAVFLASEGAAAITGESIPVTGGM; this is encoded by the coding sequence ATGAAAACAACAAATCGTACAGTGGTTATTACTGGTGCCGCTCAAGGGATCGGTTTTGCCATCGCACAAGAATTCATTGCTAACGGAGATTTCGTAGCCATTTTTGACTTAAATGAAGAAGCGGCAATCGCAGCTGCTGGAAGATTAGAAAACGCTAAAGGTTACAAAGTAAATGTAGCTGACGAAACATCAGTAAAGACTGCAATTGATGCTGTGATCGCTGAACGCGGTTCTGTAGACGTAGTTGTAAACAATGCTGGTTTACAATTCATTTGTAAAACAGAAGACTTCCCAGTAGAAAAATGGGATCTTTTAAACGATGTTATCTTAAAAGGTACATTCTTAATGACGAAACACTCTTTAAAATCAATGCAAGCTCAAAAATTCGGTCGTATCATCAACATCGTTTCTGCTCATGGTCGTATTCCAGATGCTTATAAATCAGCTTACTGTGCTGCTAAAGCAGGACAAACTGGTTTCTCTAAAGTAGTAGCTTTAGAAAACGCAACAAACGGAATTACTGTTAACTGTATCGAACCAGGTCCAGTACGTACTGAGTTAATTGAAAAACAAATTCCAATTTTAGCTGAAAAAGACGGCACTACTGAAGAAGAAGCAGTAGCACACCACATCTTAGGTAAACAATGGATTAAACGTTTACTTGAACCATCTGAAATCGGGAAAACAGCTGTATTCTTAGCTTCTGAAGGTGCAGCTGCAATTACTGGTGAATCAATCCCTGTAACTGGTGGAATGTAA